Proteins co-encoded in one Apteryx mantelli isolate bAptMan1 chromosome 4, bAptMan1.hap1, whole genome shotgun sequence genomic window:
- the LOC136991958 gene encoding olfactory receptor 4S2-like produces MENVSSVKEFILLGLSKNQGVQKICFVVFLFFYIVTVAGNLLIVVTVVSSQRLNSPMYFFLCHLSIADLCFSSVTAPKMIADFLVEKKTISFGGCMAQLFGLHFFGGAEIFILTVMAYDRYFAICRPLHYTTLMTRRVCGWMVMGSWVGGFVHSLVQTLITVSLPFCGPNKIDHYFCDVQPLLQLACTNTYVVGIIVVANSGMICLVSFFILVTSYIVILFSLKRRTSEARYKALSTCGSHITVVILFFGPCTFTYIRPSSSLSEDKRVAVFYTVITPMLNPLIYTLRNEEMKSAMRKLWNR; encoded by the coding sequence atggagaatgtaagcagtgtgaaggaattcattcttctgggcctttcaaagaaccaaggggtgcagaaaatatgttttgtggtgtttttgttcttctatattgttactgtggcaggaaatctgctcatcgttgtcactgtagttagcagtcaacgtctgaactcccccatgtatttctttctctgccacctgtccattgcagatctttgcttctcttctgtcacagctcccaaaatgattgctgacttccttgttgagaagaaaaccatttcctttgggggttgcatggcacagctatttgggttacatttctttggcggcgctgagatcttcatcctcacagtgatggcctatgaccgctactttgccatatgcagacccctgcactacaccaccctcatgaccaggcgtgtgtgtggctggatggtgatgggttcatgggtggggggctttgtgcactccctggtgcagaccctcataaccgttagcctccctttttgcggtcccaacaaaattgaccactacttctgtgatgtccaacccctactacaactggcctgtaccaacacctatgttgtgggcatcattgtcgttgccaatagtggaatgatttgtttggtctctttcttcatcctggtcacatcctacattgtcattttgttttccttgaaaaggcgaacgtctgaagcgcggtacaaagccctctccacctgtgggtcccacattactgtggtgattctcttctttgggccatgcacattcacctacatacgcccatccagtagtctctcggaggacaagagggtagctgtcttttacactgtcatcacacccatgctgaacccactcatctacacgctgagaaatgaggagatgaaaagtgccatgagaaaactgtggaataga